One region of Ahniella affigens genomic DNA includes:
- a CDS encoding acyl-CoA dehydrogenase family protein gives MAADPKTQPGTARPELSVAKNLFFGEIVEENLFPYPELRAKDREVLGLMVESIDDFLKPREKAFREYDTAAHQPDEYVQALRDMGLFGLIIPEEHGGLGLSNGGYARVLAQTSSHDSSTSLTIGAHSSIGMKGVLLFGTDEQKARYLPKLATGEMIAAFCLTESGSGSDAASIRTKASKNPDGSWTLNGEKIWITNGGIAQLYTVFARTEGTDGKLSAFIVEADWTGVSHGPHEDKMGIRASSTTTVAFNDVRVPAENLLGEEGKGFKVAMSILNNGRTGLGGGAVGGMKKLIQLSVAQAKDRKQFNRPIAEFGLVREKIAQMGVDCFAAESAVWMVAHYIDSGVEDYSIEAAMSKVFASDAIQRTAHEALQIAAGNGFMKEYPYERQTRDARILSIFEGTNEILRLYVALSGLKDVGAQLGNLKHAVSDIFSDPIKGFGVLSGYASRRLSQRTGFGTDKIVSQLSPTLRKAAALYEKSVVELANASDEVLKQYGKGIADQQYILRRLGDVGIDLFVGLCALSRANSLEHGKHAQADAAVNLAWLFAKQARRRIVRNLRQVAKNEDAPLDQAAAFFLDHGSYPWDVI, from the coding sequence ATGGCCGCCGACCCGAAAACCCAACCAGGAACCGCCCGCCCCGAGCTGAGTGTCGCGAAGAATCTGTTCTTTGGCGAAATCGTCGAGGAGAACCTGTTTCCGTATCCCGAGCTCCGCGCGAAGGATCGAGAAGTGCTTGGCCTGATGGTCGAATCGATCGACGATTTTCTGAAGCCGCGAGAAAAGGCGTTTCGGGAATACGATACGGCGGCCCACCAGCCCGACGAGTATGTGCAGGCGCTGCGCGACATGGGCTTGTTCGGCCTGATCATCCCGGAGGAACACGGTGGGCTCGGGCTATCGAACGGCGGCTACGCGCGCGTGCTCGCGCAAACGTCGAGCCACGACAGCTCAACGTCGCTGACCATCGGCGCGCATTCGTCGATCGGCATGAAAGGCGTGCTGTTGTTTGGCACGGACGAACAGAAGGCGCGCTATCTGCCCAAGCTCGCGACGGGCGAGATGATCGCAGCGTTCTGCCTGACCGAATCCGGCTCGGGGTCGGATGCAGCGTCGATCCGCACCAAGGCCAGCAAGAATCCTGATGGCAGCTGGACCTTGAACGGCGAGAAGATCTGGATCACGAATGGCGGCATTGCGCAGCTGTACACCGTATTCGCCCGTACGGAAGGCACCGACGGCAAACTGAGCGCCTTCATTGTCGAAGCCGACTGGACCGGCGTGTCCCATGGTCCGCATGAGGACAAAATGGGCATTCGCGCGTCGTCGACAACCACGGTCGCATTCAACGACGTGCGTGTTCCGGCCGAGAACCTATTGGGCGAAGAAGGCAAGGGCTTCAAGGTTGCGATGTCGATTCTGAACAACGGTCGCACGGGCCTCGGTGGCGGCGCAGTCGGTGGCATGAAGAAGTTGATCCAGCTGAGCGTGGCGCAAGCCAAGGATCGCAAGCAGTTTAATCGACCGATCGCCGAGTTCGGCTTGGTGCGCGAGAAGATCGCGCAAATGGGCGTCGATTGTTTTGCGGCCGAGTCAGCCGTGTGGATGGTCGCGCATTACATCGATTCCGGGGTCGAGGACTATTCGATCGAAGCGGCAATGAGCAAGGTCTTTGCGAGCGATGCGATTCAGCGCACCGCGCATGAAGCGCTGCAGATTGCTGCGGGCAACGGCTTCATGAAGGAGTATCCATACGAGCGCCAGACCCGCGATGCCCGAATTCTATCGATCTTCGAAGGCACCAATGAGATTCTGCGGCTCTACGTGGCCCTGTCTGGACTCAAAGACGTAGGCGCCCAGCTGGGCAATCTGAAGCACGCCGTCAGCGACATCTTCTCTGATCCGATCAAAGGGTTCGGGGTGCTCAGTGGCTACGCGAGTCGGCGTCTCTCGCAGCGCACCGGTTTTGGCACCGACAAGATTGTCTCGCAACTGTCGCCAACGCTCCGGAAGGCGGCAGCGCTGTACGAGAAATCCGTGGTCGAGTTGGCCAATGCTTCGGACGAAGTGCTGAAGCAATATGGCAAGGGCATCGCCGATCAGCAGTACATCCTGCGTCGTCTCGGTGATGTGGGGATCGACCTGTTTGTCGGACTCTGTGCGCTGTCGCGCGCCAACTCGCTCGAGCACGGCAAGCATGCCCAAGCGGATGCAGCCGTGAACCTTGCGTGGCTGTTTGCAAAGCAGGCACGGCGCCGAATTGTTCGCAATCTGCGCCAGGTCGCAAAGAACGAAGACGCACCACTGGACCAGGCAGCGGCGTTCTTTCTCGACCACGGCAGCTATCCGTGGGACGTAATCTGA
- a CDS encoding CHAT domain-containing protein, whose product MRLPAQLPKIACAVSLSLLFAATHAKAATWTVVLIPDDASTRGFTLQIGDTLPDPGPAVTDVWAWRKHERLRSIRADGAERTPTLPGRSGEWLALPHSDRPADDAGERLRLAIAAARAQDVETARQHYQWLRDQVPEQVLEVAISQAQELPALSDQAPELARIDALLATAPTGPVDDATRASWALLALLRAESALRLRDCASVPALVGRVVRDAANSVLHAEARLVSAQCQLRAREFERAKQDLDEAEAVLIERAPGSIQLAILKGRRAVWLQMQRQLDAARSAYRDALATLAALSPIHLELGRWHFNLHLMALEHRELANAEHEARLALAIFQKRQPGSLLYFQALAGVAEVLSRRAEFQQAVLLLADAVRASDQVSPWSYEALSLHVQYANALHQAGATAAARAELDTLLIRLVAPEAQRVREGTMLLADAAQYRASVAVRAGDCSAALIDTNAALAAYRERQQQGAGVLNTLLVQAECELQAKDWDRADESLSAAVATATAMHVAGVQRASLDSLQAALAAARGNPTQAAILDDQALTAFEAHRAAVGGTPLLRAQWADQYAPFYKRAMQRAADQSDFVRLDRLDRRYRFQALLALLDVPDVEAPKHWLQFLQTAANPREHLAAHQAMVRWLVLPDEILVLIDRRQAPMVVQRLPISSATLRADLERFLLLSNRALKDPASVSAQFEQAHQLFEQLLQPLAPALADSTHWILVADGPLLQVPWPALVTELTTDGPRFLIESKVLATAASSDVWLQIQRRSQQATTAVAFGDPDFGALSRLPQANGERQQLQALPGARQEASQVAERYGDRAELLLGPAATESAARAKLPNAAVAHFALHSVLDAKAPMASYIALSEVDGTGADPRQDGHLSAAEVLSEVPLQAKLVVLSSCASARGQELAGPGVLGLTSAFHAAGAASVVASLWPISDAATAILMPDLHESFAVQGQSAEALAAAQRGWLQAARDQRWWTQLSRQIGLQPELPEQPLQAYYWAAFTLSGGR is encoded by the coding sequence ATGCGTCTGCCGGCGCAATTGCCCAAGATCGCTTGTGCGGTGAGCTTGTCGCTGCTGTTCGCCGCGACCCATGCCAAGGCGGCGACGTGGACCGTTGTGCTGATTCCAGACGACGCCAGCACCCGTGGGTTCACGCTGCAGATCGGAGACACGTTGCCTGATCCTGGGCCGGCCGTCACCGATGTGTGGGCTTGGCGGAAGCATGAGCGGCTGCGCAGCATTCGTGCTGACGGAGCCGAGCGCACACCAACGCTTCCCGGTCGGAGCGGCGAATGGCTGGCATTGCCGCATTCCGATCGTCCCGCTGACGATGCCGGCGAACGCTTGCGGTTGGCGATTGCGGCAGCGCGTGCGCAAGATGTCGAGACGGCGCGCCAGCACTACCAATGGCTGCGCGATCAGGTGCCGGAGCAGGTTCTGGAAGTTGCGATCAGCCAGGCCCAGGAATTGCCGGCACTGAGCGACCAAGCGCCCGAACTCGCGCGGATCGACGCGTTGTTGGCGACGGCGCCGACCGGCCCAGTTGATGATGCGACCCGTGCCAGTTGGGCGCTGCTTGCATTGTTGCGGGCGGAGTCGGCGCTGCGCTTGCGCGACTGCGCGTCGGTGCCCGCGCTGGTTGGTCGGGTCGTCCGGGACGCTGCAAACAGTGTGTTGCATGCCGAGGCACGATTGGTGTCGGCGCAATGCCAGTTGCGGGCGCGGGAATTCGAGCGCGCCAAACAAGATTTGGACGAGGCCGAGGCCGTGCTCATCGAACGCGCGCCTGGCAGCATTCAGCTCGCCATTCTCAAGGGTCGTCGGGCAGTGTGGTTGCAGATGCAGCGGCAACTGGACGCGGCCCGATCGGCATATCGCGACGCACTGGCCACGCTAGCCGCACTGTCGCCCATCCACCTGGAGTTGGGCCGCTGGCATTTCAACTTGCATCTGATGGCGCTTGAACATCGTGAGCTGGCCAACGCCGAGCACGAGGCGCGATTGGCACTCGCGATTTTCCAGAAGCGGCAGCCGGGCTCGTTGCTGTATTTCCAGGCACTCGCGGGCGTGGCCGAAGTGCTGAGCCGACGTGCCGAGTTTCAGCAGGCCGTGCTGTTGCTGGCCGATGCGGTGCGGGCGTCGGATCAGGTGTCGCCGTGGTCATACGAGGCTCTGTCACTGCACGTGCAATATGCGAACGCCTTGCACCAGGCTGGCGCGACTGCTGCCGCGCGGGCCGAGCTCGATACGTTGCTGATTCGCCTTGTAGCGCCCGAGGCGCAACGCGTGCGCGAGGGGACGATGCTGCTTGCCGATGCCGCGCAATATCGGGCCAGCGTGGCCGTTCGCGCGGGCGATTGTTCTGCCGCGTTGATCGATACGAACGCGGCCTTGGCGGCGTACCGCGAGCGTCAGCAACAAGGCGCGGGTGTGTTGAATACACTACTGGTGCAAGCTGAGTGCGAACTGCAGGCCAAGGATTGGGATCGGGCAGACGAAAGTCTGAGCGCCGCAGTGGCCACGGCGACGGCCATGCACGTGGCTGGTGTGCAACGGGCGAGTCTCGACTCGCTGCAAGCAGCGCTCGCAGCAGCGCGAGGCAATCCGACGCAGGCGGCAATTCTGGACGACCAGGCGTTGACCGCGTTCGAGGCGCATCGCGCGGCGGTCGGTGGCACGCCGCTGCTCCGGGCGCAATGGGCAGATCAGTACGCACCGTTCTACAAGCGCGCGATGCAGCGTGCGGCCGATCAGTCTGATTTTGTGCGCCTTGATCGGCTGGATCGACGCTATCGCTTTCAGGCGTTGCTCGCGTTGCTGGATGTGCCGGATGTCGAAGCCCCGAAGCATTGGCTGCAGTTCTTGCAGACAGCGGCCAATCCGCGCGAGCATCTGGCCGCCCATCAGGCAATGGTGCGTTGGCTCGTGCTGCCCGACGAAATCCTGGTGCTGATTGACCGGCGCCAGGCGCCGATGGTGGTGCAGCGCTTGCCCATCAGCTCGGCGACGTTGCGCGCCGACCTCGAACGCTTCTTGCTGCTCAGCAATCGCGCGCTGAAAGACCCGGCGAGCGTTTCGGCGCAGTTTGAACAGGCCCACCAGCTTTTCGAGCAATTGTTGCAGCCACTGGCGCCCGCATTGGCGGACAGCACACATTGGATTCTGGTGGCCGACGGGCCGTTACTCCAAGTGCCTTGGCCCGCGTTGGTCACCGAGCTGACGACCGACGGACCACGCTTCCTGATCGAATCGAAGGTCTTGGCGACGGCCGCGTCGAGCGATGTCTGGCTGCAGATTCAAAGACGGTCGCAACAGGCGACGACGGCAGTGGCGTTTGGTGATCCCGACTTTGGCGCGTTGAGTCGCTTGCCGCAAGCGAATGGCGAGCGTCAACAATTGCAAGCCCTGCCGGGTGCGCGGCAAGAAGCGTCGCAAGTGGCCGAACGTTATGGTGACCGCGCTGAACTGCTGCTGGGTCCGGCGGCGACTGAATCGGCTGCGCGGGCCAAGCTACCCAATGCCGCGGTCGCGCATTTCGCGTTGCACTCGGTGCTGGACGCAAAGGCGCCCATGGCGTCCTACATTGCGCTGTCTGAAGTCGACGGCACCGGCGCCGATCCGCGGCAAGATGGTCACTTGTCGGCGGCCGAAGTGCTGAGCGAGGTGCCGCTCCAGGCCAAGCTCGTGGTGTTGTCGTCTTGTGCCAGTGCCCGGGGGCAGGAGCTCGCGGGGCCCGGAGTGCTCGGGTTGACCAGCGCATTTCATGCGGCTGGCGCGGCGTCGGTCGTTGCGAGTCTTTGGCCGATTTCGGATGCGGCGACCGCCATTCTGATGCCCGATCTGCACGAGTCGTTCGCGGTGCAAGGGCAGAGCGCCGAAGCACTGGCGGCTGCCCAGCGTGGTTGGTTGCAGGCGGCGCGCGATCAACGGTGGTGGACGCAGTTGTCCCGGCAGATCGGGCTACAGCCAGAGCTACCCGAGCAGCCGTTGCAAGCCTACTATTGGGCGGCGTTCACGCTCAGTGGCGGGCGTTAA
- a CDS encoding RNA polymerase sigma factor — protein sequence MDEREFRAVLDRHEGRLRALIQQRLSPGDGLDADDLAQEVRIRLWRALATEKGVTHLASYIQKIVFSVFIDALRRRDARKEQGLDEVMSAELENAHERPEAEPEQLASRQHQTVLVQQALASIQASRRMPAQLLLHGFNPAEIATMLNLTDASARNLAYRGVEDLKQALNALGMEHVDD from the coding sequence TTGGACGAACGGGAGTTTCGCGCGGTCCTCGATCGACATGAGGGCCGCTTGCGTGCGCTGATTCAGCAACGCCTGAGCCCTGGGGACGGCCTCGATGCCGATGACCTGGCCCAGGAAGTGCGCATCCGGCTGTGGCGGGCCTTGGCGACTGAGAAAGGCGTCACCCATCTTGCGTCCTACATTCAGAAGATCGTGTTCTCGGTGTTCATTGACGCGCTGCGGCGCCGTGATGCGCGTAAGGAGCAGGGTCTGGATGAGGTGATGAGCGCCGAGTTGGAGAATGCCCATGAGCGACCCGAAGCCGAGCCGGAGCAGTTGGCTAGCCGCCAGCATCAGACCGTATTGGTGCAGCAGGCGCTGGCATCGATCCAGGCCAGTCGCCGCATGCCCGCGCAATTGCTGCTGCATGGGTTCAACCCCGCCGAGATCGCAACCATGTTGAATTTGACGGATGCGAGCGCTCGCAATCTGGCCTACCGCGGTGTCGAGGACTTGAAGCAAGCGCTGAACGCGCTCGGAATGGAGCATGTCGATGACTGA
- a CDS encoding RHS repeat-associated core domain-containing protein, whose amino-acid sequence MVETKRYLGDVAIITTRSNAPGVTEQRFTFGDHLGSVETITDQNGSVVEHVNFDPHGTRRDTSDWQGPGIAASTTTRGFTGHEHIDGVGLIHMNARIFDPELGRFLQADIVVEAPSNLQSWNRYTYVFNNPLSLTDPTGRVSDKPPTSD is encoded by the coding sequence GTGGTTGAGACGAAGCGGTATTTGGGCGACGTTGCGATCATCACCACGCGCAGCAACGCGCCAGGGGTGACCGAGCAGCGCTTCACGTTTGGCGATCATCTGGGCTCGGTTGAAACGATCACGGATCAGAACGGGTCGGTGGTCGAGCATGTCAACTTTGATCCCCATGGCACCCGTCGTGACACGAGCGATTGGCAAGGGCCAGGCATCGCAGCCAGCACGACGACGCGCGGATTCACCGGTCATGAGCATATCGATGGCGTTGGACTGATCCACATGAACGCCCGGATCTTCGATCCCGAGCTGGGCCGCTTCCTGCAAGCCGATATCGTGGTCGAAGCACCATCGAACCTACAGAGCTGGAATCGCTACACCTATGTGTTCAACAACCCGCTGAGCCTGACTGACCCGACTGGACGAGTGTCGGATAAGCCCCCTACGTCCGACTAG
- the hslU gene encoding ATP-dependent protease ATPase subunit HslU, with protein MSDLTPREIVSELDRHIVGQSDAKRAVAIALRNRWRRMQLAPELRNEVTPKNILMIGPTGVGKTEIARRLATLADAPFVKVEATKFTEVGYVGKDVEAIVRDLIDVAIKEVRAKAKVRVMAEAERLTEERILDALLPRAQAVRVWGEDPKPSDEQNGTREKFRQMLRDGKLDDREIELDIQFNVGVDIMAPPGMEEMTQQLKQMFSQVSGNKSQKRKLTIAKARPQLLEEEASKLLNEDDVRAQAVEAAEQRGIVFIDEIDKVCQRSEWSGASVSREGVQRDLLPLVEGSTVSTKYGPIKTDHVLFIASGAFHVAKPSDLIPELQGRFPIRVELKALSADDFKRILKEPQAALTKQYQALLATESVTLRFTDDAIDRLADIAFQLNETQENIGARRLSTVLERLLDKISFSAPDQGGSAIDIDAAAVDREIGALAGNPDLSRYIL; from the coding sequence ATGTCCGACTTGACCCCAAGAGAAATTGTCTCCGAGCTCGACCGGCATATTGTCGGCCAGAGTGACGCCAAGCGGGCGGTGGCGATTGCACTCCGAAACCGTTGGCGCCGCATGCAGCTCGCCCCAGAGCTGCGCAATGAAGTGACGCCAAAGAACATCCTGATGATCGGTCCGACCGGTGTCGGCAAGACCGAGATCGCGCGCCGACTCGCAACGCTGGCGGACGCACCATTCGTCAAAGTCGAGGCCACGAAGTTCACCGAAGTGGGCTATGTCGGCAAAGACGTGGAGGCGATCGTTCGCGACCTGATCGATGTGGCGATCAAGGAAGTGCGCGCCAAAGCCAAGGTCCGGGTCATGGCCGAGGCCGAGCGGCTCACCGAGGAGCGGATTCTGGATGCGCTGTTGCCGCGCGCGCAGGCCGTGCGCGTCTGGGGTGAAGACCCGAAGCCGAGCGACGAACAGAACGGCACCCGCGAGAAGTTCCGACAGATGCTCCGCGACGGCAAGCTCGACGATCGCGAGATCGAACTCGATATTCAATTCAATGTCGGGGTGGACATCATGGCGCCGCCGGGCATGGAGGAAATGACGCAGCAGCTGAAGCAGATGTTCTCGCAGGTCTCTGGCAACAAATCGCAGAAGCGTAAGCTGACGATCGCGAAAGCCCGGCCGCAATTGCTTGAAGAAGAAGCGTCGAAGCTGCTGAACGAAGATGACGTGCGCGCGCAGGCAGTCGAAGCAGCTGAGCAGCGTGGCATCGTCTTCATCGACGAAATCGACAAAGTCTGCCAGCGCTCAGAATGGAGCGGCGCGAGCGTGTCCCGCGAAGGCGTTCAGCGCGATCTGTTGCCGCTCGTGGAAGGCTCCACGGTCAGCACCAAGTACGGCCCGATCAAGACCGACCACGTGCTCTTCATTGCATCGGGTGCGTTTCATGTGGCCAAGCCTAGCGACTTGATTCCAGAGTTGCAGGGCCGTTTTCCGATTCGCGTCGAACTGAAGGCGCTGAGCGCGGACGACTTCAAGCGCATTCTGAAAGAACCCCAGGCCGCGCTGACAAAACAGTATCAGGCGTTGCTCGCCACTGAGTCAGTCACCCTGCGATTCACGGATGATGCGATTGACCGGCTCGCCGACATTGCGTTTCAACTGAACGAAACGCAGGAGAACATCGGCGCTCGCCGATTGTCCACCGTGTTGGAGCGGTTGCTCGACAAGATCTCGTTTTCGGCCCCGGATCAAGGTGGTAGCGCCATCGACATCGATGCCGCTGCGGTGGATCGGGAAATCGGCGCGCTGGCTGGCAATCCGGATCTCAGCCGTTACATCTTGTAG
- the hslV gene encoding ATP-dependent protease subunit HslV, which translates to MNHKPDVFYGTTIVSIRRNGQVAVGGDGQVTLGNTVMKSNARKVRRLGKGDVLAGFAGATADAFTLFELFEAKLDKHGGNLTRAAVELAKDWRTERRLGRLEALLAVADKQTSLIITGNGDVLEPENGLIAIGSGGPFAQAAAKALLENTELGAKEIVERALKIAGDICIYTNHQTTIETLGE; encoded by the coding sequence ATGAATCACAAACCGGATGTGTTCTACGGCACGACCATCGTCTCGATCCGACGGAACGGCCAGGTGGCGGTGGGCGGTGACGGCCAGGTGACCCTGGGCAACACCGTCATGAAGTCGAACGCGCGCAAGGTCAGGCGCCTCGGCAAGGGTGATGTGCTCGCCGGCTTTGCGGGCGCCACGGCCGATGCCTTTACGTTGTTCGAACTATTCGAGGCCAAACTGGATAAGCATGGCGGCAATTTGACGCGTGCTGCCGTGGAACTCGCCAAAGACTGGCGCACCGAACGGCGGCTTGGTCGCCTTGAAGCCTTGCTCGCGGTGGCCGATAAACAGACCTCGCTGATCATCACCGGCAATGGCGATGTCTTGGAACCCGAGAATGGCCTGATTGCCATTGGCTCGGGTGGCCCTTTTGCGCAGGCGGCCGCCAAGGCGCTATTGGAAAATACCGAGCTTGGTGCGAAAGAAATTGTCGAACGCGCGCTGAAGATCGCCGGCGACATCTGCATCTATACCAATCACCAAACTACTATCGAAACCCTGGGTGAATGA
- a CDS encoding class I SAM-dependent methyltransferase translates to MAHRTGPILTLTEANALRHAQRAGDVSARLSLDLGRGQTDVQLAADHWRWRELPFPYLDDAKPRTIYYWDGDGFAPLQRFSGALIKLVATEWGAPTFEIDGIKMLPTAQLSPFVDAERKVQLIKPQGKIVLDCCGGLGYFAACCLAQGARQILSFEKNPSVLWLRQHNPWSPDPDAPEHGGRLQLEQGDISELITALPDQSVDAILHDPPRFGIAGELYALCFYQQLARVIRPGGTLFHYTGMPNLKTSGRDVPAEVMRRLTQAGFTAERKLDGVLATRRRR, encoded by the coding sequence ATGGCGCACCGTACTGGCCCGATTCTGACTTTGACCGAAGCCAATGCGCTGCGCCATGCGCAGCGTGCGGGCGATGTGAGCGCGCGGTTGTCATTGGATTTGGGTCGCGGCCAGACTGACGTCCAGTTGGCGGCCGACCACTGGCGCTGGCGCGAACTGCCTTTTCCGTATCTGGACGACGCAAAGCCGCGCACGATCTATTACTGGGATGGCGATGGTTTCGCGCCACTGCAACGCTTCAGTGGCGCGCTGATCAAACTCGTCGCCACCGAATGGGGCGCGCCAACCTTCGAGATCGATGGCATCAAGATGTTGCCCACGGCGCAGCTCTCGCCTTTTGTCGATGCCGAGCGCAAGGTGCAGTTGATCAAACCGCAGGGCAAGATCGTGCTCGACTGCTGCGGCGGCCTCGGCTATTTCGCAGCATGCTGCCTGGCGCAAGGTGCCCGCCAGATTCTGAGCTTCGAGAAGAACCCGAGCGTGCTGTGGTTGCGTCAGCACAATCCGTGGTCGCCGGATCCAGACGCCCCGGAACACGGCGGTCGTCTACAACTCGAACAAGGCGACATCAGCGAGCTGATCACCGCCCTTCCCGATCAGAGCGTCGATGCGATCCTGCATGATCCACCACGCTTCGGCATTGCGGGCGAGTTGTACGCGCTTTGTTTCTATCAGCAACTGGCCCGCGTGATTCGGCCCGGCGGAACGTTGTTTCACTACACCGGCATGCCGAATCTGAAGACGTCTGGTCGCGACGTGCCCGCAGAAGTGATGCGACGTTTGACTCAGGCAGGCTTTACGGCGGAGCGAAAGCTCGATGGCGTGTTGGCGACGCGACGTCGCCGCTGA